The Buttiauxella selenatireducens genome has a window encoding:
- a CDS encoding HNH endonuclease, giving the protein MDFYQADPTLENYWRGVILFGRNVASYKFALAHALYEVDKSGSDLVTLEELAVPFSRHLCQHLLHAPKQITSRGSQFLDTCVQFNNGELTQDTLTETTIRLGFNNVIDAFHNVNAGEIEKRFFLDERKTHKGIRITDNFYQLSERQQYQNLAFETNARWNLVEQAWAMGVSRNLVAIEFDEQEKLLFSHVNTRRVNITSCRDSLNGYQKGRCFYCFKPISLVPADTELADVDHFIPWKARDEVANINGVWNLVLSCQCCNRGKAGKSSHLPSRKLLQRLHIRNEYFIQSKLPLHETIVNQTGTQPAQRIDFLESNWARAKNNILFHIWEPKAEGEATF; this is encoded by the coding sequence ATGGATTTTTATCAGGCTGACCCTACGCTTGAGAACTACTGGCGTGGAGTGATCCTTTTTGGAAGAAACGTCGCATCTTACAAATTTGCTCTCGCGCATGCTTTGTATGAGGTTGATAAATCCGGTAGCGATCTGGTTACGCTTGAGGAACTTGCCGTTCCATTCAGCCGCCACCTTTGCCAGCATCTATTGCATGCACCAAAGCAAATCACATCGCGCGGTAGCCAGTTTCTGGATACCTGCGTGCAATTTAATAACGGTGAGCTCACGCAAGATACGTTAACAGAAACCACGATTCGCCTCGGGTTTAACAATGTGATTGATGCTTTCCATAATGTGAACGCGGGTGAGATTGAGAAACGCTTTTTCCTTGATGAGCGAAAAACTCATAAGGGGATTCGCATCACCGATAACTTCTATCAATTGAGCGAGCGTCAGCAATACCAGAACCTGGCCTTTGAAACGAATGCGCGCTGGAATCTGGTTGAGCAAGCCTGGGCGATGGGCGTTTCCCGTAATTTGGTTGCGATAGAGTTTGACGAGCAAGAGAAGCTTCTGTTTAGCCACGTTAATACACGTCGGGTGAATATCACTAGCTGTCGGGATAGCCTTAATGGTTATCAGAAAGGGCGTTGCTTCTATTGCTTTAAACCGATCAGCCTGGTACCAGCTGACACCGAACTGGCAGATGTAGACCACTTTATTCCGTGGAAAGCACGCGATGAGGTCGCCAATATCAATGGCGTGTGGAATCTGGTTCTATCTTGCCAATGCTGTAACCGGGGCAAAGCCGGCAAATCCTCGCATTTGCCGAGCCGCAAACTATTGCAGCGGCTTCACATTCGCAATGAGTACTTTATTCAAAGTAAGCTTCCACTGCATGAAACTATTGTGAATCAGACTGGCACACAACCTGCGCAGCGGATAGATTTTCTTGAAAGTAACTGGGCGAGAGCAAAAAACAACATTCTGTTCCACATCTGGGAACCAAAAGCAGAAGGCGAGGCAACATTCTGA
- a CDS encoding class I SAM-dependent methyltransferase: MTLNYYQNNAQVFFNGTVNVDMSSLYESFTRLLLPGSQVLDAGCGSGRDSKAFIEMGYQVEAFDASSEMVALASQHTGLSVQQMTFAEVDTQQHYDGIWCCASLLHVPSQELPSVMQKLANALKPGGVWYVSFKYGDSEREKDGRLFTDMNEASLGALLETTPEVEIETLWTTQDNRPERDEIWLNALLRKR, translated from the coding sequence ATGACGCTGAATTATTACCAAAACAACGCACAGGTCTTTTTCAATGGTACGGTGAATGTCGATATGTCTTCGCTGTACGAATCTTTTACTCGCCTTTTGCTGCCAGGCTCACAAGTTCTGGACGCTGGTTGCGGTTCCGGGCGCGATTCTAAAGCATTCATTGAAATGGGTTATCAGGTTGAAGCATTTGATGCCTCGTCAGAGATGGTGGCTTTAGCAAGCCAACACACGGGTTTATCTGTTCAGCAGATGACGTTTGCAGAAGTGGATACTCAGCAACATTACGACGGAATCTGGTGTTGTGCCTCCCTACTGCACGTTCCCTCGCAGGAATTACCGTCAGTGATGCAGAAACTAGCAAATGCACTTAAACCAGGTGGCGTCTGGTATGTGTCATTTAAGTATGGCGACAGTGAGCGCGAGAAGGATGGGCGCCTATTTACGGATATGAACGAAGCAAGTCTCGGTGCATTACTGGAAACCACACCAGAAGTCGAAATAGAAACGCTGTGGACGACGCAAGACAACCGTCCTGAGCGAGATGAAATATGGCTGAATGCACTTCTCAGAAAACGCTAG
- a CDS encoding helix-turn-helix domain-containing protein produces MKTSINYPDIFCQRLKAARLSKGLSQKSLGILAGIDEFVASTRINRYEKGVHQANIEIAQQLATALEVPLAYFYMVDDQLAELTLSWVKLSDLDKTELLAQVKAKSSW; encoded by the coding sequence ATGAAAACTTCTATTAATTACCCCGATATCTTCTGCCAGCGCCTAAAAGCTGCACGTCTTTCGAAAGGGCTGTCACAAAAGAGTCTTGGCATTCTTGCTGGGATAGACGAGTTCGTTGCGAGCACGCGCATCAATCGCTATGAAAAGGGTGTGCATCAGGCCAATATTGAGATCGCACAGCAGCTTGCTACAGCTCTGGAAGTCCCACTTGCTTACTTCTATATGGTAGATGATCAACTGGCAGAACTTACATTAAGTTGGGTGAAGTTATCTGACCTGGATAAAACGGAACTGCTTGCTCAAGTAAAAGCAAAGTCATCCTGGTAG
- a CDS encoding helix-turn-helix domain-containing protein — translation MRTTTNYREIFCKRLKASRLALGLLQRNLGILAGIDEFVANARINRYELGIHEADIQTAQYLAEVLDVPLGYFYADDQLAEMLLLFSRSSLQIKEEVLDLAR, via the coding sequence ATGCGAACAACAACAAATTATCGTGAAATTTTCTGCAAAAGGCTCAAAGCTTCCCGGCTTGCGCTTGGTCTTTTACAAAGAAACCTTGGGATTTTGGCAGGTATAGATGAGTTTGTTGCGAACGCTCGCATCAATCGGTATGAGCTTGGGATTCATGAAGCTGATATACAAACGGCTCAATATTTGGCTGAAGTATTAGATGTACCGCTTGGCTATTTCTATGCTGATGATCAATTGGCAGAAATGCTTTTGCTCTTTAGCCGATCATCTTTGCAGATTAAAGAAGAAGTTTTAGATCTAGCCCGTTAG
- a CDS encoding helix-turn-helix domain-containing protein — protein sequence MTNGWHQADIIAGLHKKGTSLAALSRSAGLSSSTLANALIRPWPKGEFLIAEALGVHPSEIWPNRYFGVDGEISERKNLIRKARE from the coding sequence ATGACAAACGGCTGGCATCAGGCAGATATCATCGCGGGTTTACATAAAAAGGGTACTTCCCTTGCGGCGCTTTCAAGAAGTGCTGGTTTGAGTTCATCAACACTGGCTAATGCACTTATACGGCCCTGGCCGAAAGGTGAGTTTTTGATTGCTGAGGCTTTAGGGGTACATCCGAGTGAAATTTGGCCTAATAGATATTTTGGTGTTGATGGGGAAATTTCTGAGCGTAAGAATTTAATCCGAAAGGCTAGAGAGTAA
- the tauA gene encoding taurine ABC transporter substrate-binding protein, whose amino-acid sequence MAKRHSLWLAALALIATPVFAVDVTVAYQTSAEPAKVAQADNAFAKDSGAKVEWRKFDSGASVVRALASGDVQIGNIGSSPLAVAASQNVPIEVFLLASQLGNSEALVVKKGITSPKDLIGKRIAVPFISTTHYSLLAALKHWGIKPGQVEILNLQPPAIIAAWQRGDIDGAYVWAPAVNELEKEGTVLTDSAQVGKWGAPTLDVWVVRKDFAQAHPEVVEAFAKSALAAQKSYIDNPDVWLKQPDNLSKLSRLSGVPESDVPVLVKGNTYLTASQQTEQLSGPVNKAIVDTAQFLKAQGKVPAVETDYSQFVTDRFVKTLAQ is encoded by the coding sequence ATGGCAAAACGACATTCTCTCTGGCTGGCCGCTCTGGCTCTTATTGCAACGCCTGTCTTCGCGGTGGATGTGACCGTCGCGTACCAAACTTCTGCTGAACCGGCCAAAGTTGCTCAGGCCGATAATGCTTTTGCCAAAGATAGCGGCGCAAAAGTCGAATGGCGCAAATTCGACAGCGGCGCGAGTGTTGTGCGCGCGTTGGCATCGGGCGATGTGCAGATCGGTAATATTGGTTCCAGCCCGCTGGCAGTGGCTGCAAGCCAGAATGTACCTATCGAAGTATTCCTTCTTGCTTCGCAGTTGGGTAACTCCGAAGCCCTGGTTGTGAAGAAAGGCATCACCAGTCCAAAAGATCTTATCGGCAAGCGTATTGCCGTGCCGTTTATCTCCACCACGCATTACAGCCTGTTGGCGGCTCTGAAACACTGGGGTATTAAGCCAGGCCAGGTGGAAATCCTTAACCTTCAACCTCCTGCGATTATCGCGGCCTGGCAACGTGGCGATATTGATGGTGCTTATGTCTGGGCGCCAGCGGTTAACGAGCTGGAAAAAGAGGGCACCGTGCTGACGGATTCTGCACAAGTCGGCAAGTGGGGAGCTCCGACGCTGGATGTTTGGGTCGTGCGTAAAGATTTCGCTCAAGCGCATCCGGAAGTGGTTGAAGCCTTTGCCAAAAGTGCACTTGCGGCACAGAAAAGTTACATCGATAACCCAGATGTCTGGCTTAAACAACCGGACAACCTTAGCAAGCTCTCACGTTTGAGCGGCGTGCCTGAAAGCGACGTTCCTGTGCTGGTGAAGGGCAATACTTATCTCACCGCGAGCCAGCAAACAGAGCAGCTCAGTGGCCCGGTGAATAAAGCGATTGTCGATACCGCGCAGTTCCTCAAAGCGCAGGGTAAAGTCCCGGCAGTTGAGACGGATTACAGCCAGTTCGTCACTGACCGCTTCGTGAAAACGCTGGCGCAGTAA
- a CDS encoding VOC family protein, whose translation MAKNTICIWYDHDAEAAARFYAATFPDSSVGAVIPAPGDYPDGKAGDTIVVEFVVAGVSCIGLNGGPHFKHNEAFSFQISTDDQAETDRYWNAIVGNGGQESECGWCKDKWGVSWQITPRVLTDALATGGDTARRAFGAMMSMKKIDVAAIEAAIRG comes from the coding sequence ATGGCTAAGAATACAATCTGTATTTGGTACGATCATGATGCGGAGGCGGCTGCACGTTTCTATGCTGCGACTTTTCCAGACAGCAGTGTTGGAGCCGTCATTCCTGCCCCCGGCGACTATCCGGATGGCAAGGCTGGCGACACAATAGTTGTCGAATTTGTCGTCGCGGGCGTGTCATGCATTGGCCTCAACGGCGGGCCGCATTTCAAACATAATGAAGCCTTTTCCTTTCAGATATCCACCGACGATCAGGCAGAAACAGACCGCTACTGGAACGCTATTGTCGGTAACGGCGGTCAGGAAAGTGAGTGCGGCTGGTGCAAGGATAAATGGGGTGTTAGCTGGCAAATTACTCCACGCGTACTGACCGATGCTCTGGCCACGGGAGGTGACACCGCCAGGCGTGCATTTGGCGCGATGATGTCGATGAAGAAAATAGACGTTGCAGCTATTGAAGCTGCGATACGAGGTTGA
- a CDS encoding 5'-nucleotidase produces MPYDLSSRLVIGLASSALFDLEESDEIFRTKGEEEYRKFQRENQDVLLSKGVAFPFIRRLLSLNNINPTSPPVEVILLSRNDPDTGLRVMNSIESYGLSITRALFLQGRSPHKYIPALDIELFLSANSQDVNQAVMAGYPAGQILKGNIKDDVLDRELRIAFDFDGVIADDEAEAIFQENRILADFHHHEESKVNVSHNPGPLKEFLKRISDIQKMEEEMEEKDPSYQRILRISIVTARNAPSHKRVINTMRSWGINVNEAFFMGGVEKSKILGIMKPHMFFDDQRLHLDASASVLPSVHIPFGVTNRAK; encoded by the coding sequence ATGCCTTATGATTTGTCCTCTCGATTAGTAATAGGTTTAGCTTCCAGTGCTCTTTTTGATCTCGAGGAGTCGGATGAAATATTTAGAACAAAGGGAGAAGAGGAATATCGAAAATTTCAGAGAGAAAATCAAGATGTATTGTTAAGTAAAGGGGTTGCATTCCCATTTATCAGAAGGTTGTTAAGTCTAAATAATATTAATCCAACAAGCCCTCCGGTCGAAGTTATATTATTATCGCGAAATGATCCTGATACCGGCCTGCGCGTTATGAACTCTATAGAAAGCTATGGTTTAAGTATAACGCGAGCGCTTTTCTTGCAAGGGCGATCGCCCCATAAATATATACCAGCTTTAGATATAGAGTTATTCCTTTCTGCAAATTCACAGGATGTTAATCAAGCTGTAATGGCAGGTTACCCTGCTGGGCAGATCTTGAAAGGAAATATAAAGGACGATGTTCTAGACCGCGAATTGAGAATTGCTTTTGACTTCGATGGAGTTATTGCTGACGATGAAGCTGAAGCAATATTTCAAGAAAATCGTATTCTAGCAGATTTTCATCACCATGAAGAATCAAAAGTAAATGTTTCACATAATCCAGGTCCTTTAAAAGAGTTTTTAAAACGTATATCTGACATTCAGAAAATGGAAGAGGAGATGGAGGAAAAAGATCCTTCATATCAAAGGATATTACGTATATCAATAGTTACCGCTAGAAATGCTCCTTCGCACAAACGTGTCATTAATACCATGCGTTCTTGGGGGATAAATGTGAATGAGGCATTCTTTATGGGAGGAGTGGAAAAGAGTAAAATTCTTGGCATAATGAAGCCGCACATGTTTTTTGATGATCAACGCCTTCATTTGGATGCTTCTGCGTCTGTACTTCCTTCTGTACATATACCATTTGGTGTGACTAACAGAGCGAAGTAA
- a CDS encoding TerC family protein, with amino-acid sequence MNSVGTPLLWGSFAVVVLIMLAIDLLLQGRKGSHTMTMKQAAVWSLVWVTLSLLFNAAFWWYLTGTSGREVADAQALAFLTGYLIEKSLAVDNVFVWLMLFSYFAVPAALQRRVLVYGVLGAIVLRTIMIFAGSWLIAQFEWLLYVFGAFLLFTGIKMAFSREDEGGIGDKPLVRWIRGHLRMTDKIEGEKFFTRKNGVLFATPLLLVLILVELSDVIFAVDSIPAIFAVTTDPFIVLTSNLFAILGLRAMYFLLAGVAERFTMLKYGLSIILIFIGVKMMIVDFYHIPIVISLGVVGGILALTLIINAIVNYRNDQKKLAK; translated from the coding sequence ATGAATAGTGTCGGTACTCCATTACTGTGGGGCAGTTTTGCTGTCGTGGTCCTTATCATGTTGGCCATCGACCTGCTGCTTCAGGGTCGTAAAGGCTCACACACCATGACCATGAAGCAGGCGGCGGTTTGGTCCCTGGTTTGGGTTACGCTTTCGCTGCTGTTTAATGCGGCATTCTGGTGGTATCTCACCGGAACATCTGGCCGTGAAGTCGCAGACGCTCAGGCTCTCGCCTTCCTCACCGGCTATCTGATTGAAAAATCCCTCGCGGTGGATAACGTTTTTGTCTGGCTGATGTTGTTCAGCTACTTCGCAGTTCCTGCCGCTTTGCAACGCCGTGTGCTGGTTTACGGTGTGCTGGGCGCGATTGTGCTGCGTACCATCATGATCTTCGCGGGTAGCTGGTTGATTGCCCAGTTTGAGTGGCTGCTGTATGTGTTCGGTGCCTTCCTGCTGTTCACCGGTATTAAGATGGCGTTCTCAAGGGAAGATGAAGGCGGCATTGGTGATAAACCGTTAGTACGCTGGATTCGCGGCCACCTGCGCATGACGGATAAAATCGAAGGAGAAAAATTCTTCACCCGTAAAAATGGTGTGCTGTTCGCAACGCCTTTGCTGTTGGTATTGATTCTGGTTGAGCTGAGTGACGTGATTTTCGCAGTCGACAGTATCCCTGCTATCTTCGCGGTAACGACTGACCCGTTCATCGTGCTGACATCAAACCTGTTTGCGATCCTCGGTTTGCGTGCAATGTACTTCCTGCTAGCAGGTGTGGCTGAGCGCTTCACAATGCTGAAGTACGGTTTGTCGATTATCCTGATATTTATCGGCGTGAAGATGATGATTGTCGATTTCTATCATATCCCTATCGTGATTTCGCTGGGCGTGGTCGGTGGCATTCTGGCGTTGACACTGATCATCAACGCTATCGTGAACTACCGTAACGATCAGAAGAAACTGGCGAAGTAA
- a CDS encoding Gfo/Idh/MocA family protein: MIRLAVIGTNWITRQFVDAAHESGKYKLTAVYSRSLEQAQSFASDYPVEHLFTDLEAMAKSDAIDAVYIASPNSLHSPQTLLFLSHKKHVICEKPLASNLYEVEKAIACARENQVVLFEAFKTASLPNFIALQQALPKVGKIRKALLSYCQYSSRYQRYLDGENPNTFNPAFSNGSIMDIGFYVLASAAALWGEPKSLHATASLLESGVDAHGSVQMNYGDFDVNLLHSKVSDSVTPSEIQGEAGSLVIEKISECQRITFIPRGGKPQDLTLPQHINTMLYEAEVFARLVAGNEVNHPGLVTSRITAALSTEIRAQTGVKFPADEVSAHSPA; encoded by the coding sequence ATGATACGCCTCGCTGTTATTGGAACTAACTGGATCACACGTCAGTTCGTCGATGCTGCCCACGAAAGTGGCAAATATAAACTCACCGCGGTCTACTCCCGCTCGTTGGAACAGGCGCAATCCTTCGCCAGCGACTATCCGGTGGAACATCTTTTTACCGATCTTGAGGCGATGGCGAAAAGCGACGCGATAGATGCGGTTTACATCGCCAGCCCGAATTCCCTGCATTCTCCACAAACGCTGCTGTTTTTAAGCCATAAAAAGCATGTGATTTGTGAGAAGCCACTCGCATCTAATTTATATGAAGTGGAAAAGGCGATTGCCTGCGCTCGCGAAAACCAGGTGGTGTTGTTTGAGGCATTTAAAACAGCCAGTTTGCCGAACTTTATCGCCCTGCAGCAAGCGTTGCCAAAAGTGGGCAAGATCCGTAAAGCGCTGCTCAGCTATTGCCAGTACTCTTCGCGCTATCAGCGTTATCTGGACGGTGAAAACCCAAATACCTTTAATCCGGCGTTCTCGAACGGCTCGATTATGGATATCGGTTTTTACGTGCTGGCCTCTGCCGCCGCGTTATGGGGCGAACCTAAATCACTCCACGCAACGGCAAGTCTTCTGGAAAGTGGTGTCGATGCTCACGGTTCGGTGCAAATGAATTACGGTGATTTTGACGTGAATCTGCTGCATTCCAAAGTGAGCGATTCAGTGACCCCTAGCGAAATTCAGGGCGAGGCCGGCTCACTGGTTATCGAGAAAATCTCCGAATGCCAGCGAATCACCTTTATACCGCGTGGTGGAAAACCGCAGGATCTGACGCTGCCGCAGCATATCAATACTATGCTTTATGAAGCCGAAGTCTTTGCTCGTTTGGTTGCCGGCAATGAAGTGAATCATCCAGGTTTAGTCACGTCGCGCATCACTGCAGCGCTGAGTACGGAAATCCGTGCGCAGACTGGCGTGAAATTCCCAGCGGATGAAGTGTCTGCACATTCACCAGCATGA